Proteins from a single region of Candidatus Micrarchaeum acidiphilum ARMAN-2:
- a CDS encoding thymidylate kinase, translating to MVILAIEGCDGSGKSTISAMLSERMPGSKVIEQSKRVDFLPDLRDFLNGQAGDLILARLIYFLGTNQLSSNEAAENERKGIDTILVRSIYSTKAYHFAYDALYDGDANKSVINDIVASAERSLVHPDIVVFLHVGKEERVRRIARREAVKNSSLDWDSKIMAFIDSEFYKYAAELRERGKAQVIEIDNTNLTPEETVDCIISKIALGKIRAIKRRERL from the coding sequence ATGGTCATCTTAGCGATAGAAGGGTGTGACGGTTCCGGCAAATCTACCATATCTGCAATGCTCTCTGAAAGAATGCCAGGATCTAAGGTCATAGAGCAATCCAAGAGGGTTGACTTCCTGCCGGACCTCCGGGACTTTCTAAATGGCCAGGCTGGCGATCTAATTTTAGCCAGGCTGATATACTTCCTAGGAACTAATCAGTTATCCTCCAACGAGGCCGCTGAAAACGAAAGGAAGGGTATCGATACAATACTCGTTAGATCCATTTACTCCACAAAGGCGTATCACTTTGCCTACGATGCCCTGTACGATGGCGATGCCAACAAATCTGTAATAAATGACATTGTTGCTTCTGCCGAAAGATCTCTAGTGCATCCGGACATTGTGGTGTTCCTTCATGTTGGCAAAGAAGAGCGGGTTAGAAGGATTGCACGAAGAGAAGCTGTGAAAAACAGCAGTTTGGACTGGGACTCGAAGATAATGGCATTTATTGATTCGGAATTCTATAAGTACGCCGCGGAGCTAAGGGAAAGAGGCAAGGCACAGGTAATTGAGATAGACAACACGAATCTCACTCCTGAAGAGACTGTTGATTGCATAATCTCAAAGATTGCGCTTGGCAAAATACGGGCCATCAAGAGGCGCGAAAGACTCTAA
- a CDS encoding PfkB domain protein, whose translation MDEVKKAPELVIFGDLGYDELHAPDINMKMQGGSAYYAAAGASRFSDRVGLLSIVGSDYDMGKLALLGADTEGVQTSPGSSFLCVCKYAKDGYKRDIQIFPGVRERFSIRMIPEHYLKCKYYYIATTDPKKQGDVASYIRSTVKGAVIGIDTVKEYLVSRHAEISAAMAVADVLFFDMNEFRLIDKPLLESKAFVYKLGRYGAVYSGKGTAFHAQAPRVKQVEKSGSGDILGGAFMAQTAAGAGPESALKNAVELATMSVTAFGIEHIIKNRA comes from the coding sequence ATGGACGAAGTTAAAAAAGCGCCAGAACTTGTGATATTCGGAGACCTGGGCTATGACGAACTGCATGCACCGGATATCAACATGAAAATGCAGGGCGGATCTGCATATTATGCTGCAGCTGGTGCCTCGAGGTTCTCGGACAGGGTAGGACTGCTCTCAATAGTAGGTAGCGATTATGACATGGGCAAACTTGCACTCCTTGGCGCAGACACAGAAGGCGTTCAAACTTCACCGGGAAGCAGCTTCTTGTGCGTGTGCAAATACGCCAAGGACGGCTATAAGCGGGACATCCAGATTTTTCCGGGTGTGCGCGAAAGATTTTCGATCCGGATGATTCCTGAGCATTATCTGAAGTGTAAATATTACTACATAGCAACTACGGACCCAAAAAAGCAAGGCGATGTGGCGTCCTACATCAGGTCCACGGTGAAAGGCGCTGTGATAGGCATTGACACTGTAAAAGAGTACCTGGTGAGCAGGCACGCAGAAATATCTGCCGCAATGGCAGTTGCCGACGTGCTTTTCTTTGACATGAACGAATTTAGGCTTATTGACAAGCCACTGCTAGAAAGCAAGGCGTTTGTCTACAAGCTCGGCAGGTACGGGGCAGTGTACTCTGGCAAAGGCACTGCATTCCATGCGCAGGCACCAAGAGTAAAGCAGGTGGAAAAAAGCGGTTCCGGAGACATACTCGGAGGGGCATTTATGGCCCAAACCGCAGCGGGAGCAGGCCCAGAGTCAGCGCTCAAAAACGCGGTTGAGCTCGCAACTATGTCGGTTACCGCTTTTGGGATTGAACATATAATTAAGAATCGTGCATAA
- a CDS encoding Radical SAM domain protein encodes MTPEEKAIEIIEKKLGRTKSLNLRIDKTVPQGVVVSKRICNENCIFDKKLGVACHDDNSYRGSGNAISNNEIIAIVEKLHSATSVDINVHIAGDGEPTLFETELLDLISRMRKIGYIKNIKLTTNGTRLSGGNPNLASRLKDAGLNEVNVSMHSLDRTEFKRITGIDAQEAVMKGVISAIGSGLKTSVNVLIRDETFAELDDYIALSDNLGIRIKFFHIIDQSGQNQEHFDQLLKEFEKRLDARASSAYSYIQPYYGKIFIIGNAIIDLKDSLTNNCPVVNCKARSACLEGCRYYARLSPTGILQPCGARTDNLIDLKNDAVSHEQIYKSLLSGGKILYENLAAVIE; translated from the coding sequence ATGACCCCAGAGGAAAAGGCAATAGAAATAATAGAAAAAAAATTGGGTAGGACAAAATCATTGAATCTCAGAATAGACAAAACAGTGCCGCAAGGAGTAGTCGTAAGCAAACGTATATGCAATGAAAACTGCATTTTCGACAAGAAGCTTGGCGTGGCATGCCACGATGACAACAGCTACAGAGGGAGCGGCAATGCAATATCGAACAATGAAATAATTGCAATTGTAGAAAAGCTGCATTCGGCTACTTCGGTGGACATAAACGTTCACATTGCAGGCGATGGCGAGCCCACGCTGTTTGAAACTGAACTTTTAGACCTTATTTCAAGAATGCGCAAAATAGGGTACATAAAAAATATCAAACTTACGACGAACGGAACACGGCTTTCTGGCGGGAATCCTAACCTTGCCTCACGCCTAAAGGATGCCGGCTTGAATGAGGTAAATGTGTCGATGCACTCACTTGACAGGACCGAATTCAAGCGCATAACTGGAATAGACGCGCAAGAAGCTGTAATGAAAGGCGTAATAAGCGCAATAGGCTCCGGGCTCAAAACAAGTGTAAATGTGCTTATCAGAGACGAAACGTTTGCGGAATTGGACGATTACATAGCGCTTTCAGACAACCTCGGCATCAGAATAAAATTTTTCCATATAATTGACCAGAGCGGGCAGAACCAGGAGCATTTTGACCAGTTGCTTAAGGAATTCGAAAAAAGGCTTGACGCCCGGGCATCTTCTGCATATTCATACATACAGCCTTACTACGGCAAGATTTTCATAATAGGCAACGCAATAATCGACCTGAAGGATTCGCTGACAAACAACTGCCCCGTAGTTAACTGCAAAGCCCGAAGCGCATGCCTAGAGGGCTGCAGATATTATGCCAGGCTCTCACCCACAGGCATACTGCAGCCCTGCGGGGCCAGGACCGACAACCTCATAGACCTAAAAAATGATGCAGTAAGCCACGAGCAAATATATAAAAGCCTTTTAAGCGGAGGAAAGATACTATACGAAAATCTTGCTGCAGTGATTGAATGA
- a CDS encoding histidine ammonia-lyase, which produces MEDIYHSVLEISGDKLKIEDIVRVGNSIPGTVMVRLSKNAEDSMRKSRKFVDEAVENKLTIYGINTGFGSQAENVISSEDVALLQRYLIVSHSAGVGDPFSQELIRASMLIRANTLAKGNSGIRIEVVQTLIDMINKGVAPFVPRKGSLGASGDLAPLSHIALVMTRDPRDTHIKIEDELAKKAASGMHFDDDERRKSLKESGEAYLWSSERSSWERMTGIEAMAKAGIKRITLSAKEGLALNNGSTVSAAMAAYAIHYGENLQRSADIIAALTTESVKGFESAFYEELHATRPHPGQAESAKRIRNYLKSSGMVTHIEQIQNSRNVYQDFKKVQDSYSIRCIPQVHGPVIDTLRSSREMIDKEINSATDNPLIMPDNSYFNKSFSGGNFHGQYISLYMDNLGTALGILGNIAERRIFKLVTRNLSEGLPGFLISPAPDKAGLMNGAMILQYTAAHLVSENKVFSHPASADSIPSCEDKEDFVSMAPIAASKALAILENSENILAIELWCDIVALRIRMKEGLTPSDNAKKVLGLFKDKVAEFEEDRVVYDEVRELKAFIHDGGLQSMTRQ; this is translated from the coding sequence ATGGAAGATATATATCATAGTGTATTGGAAATCTCCGGAGATAAACTTAAGATAGAGGACATTGTCCGCGTAGGCAATTCTATCCCTGGAACAGTTATGGTGAGACTGTCCAAAAATGCAGAAGACTCCATGCGCAAATCTAGGAAGTTTGTGGATGAAGCTGTTGAAAACAAATTAACAATATATGGCATTAACACTGGTTTCGGTTCACAGGCTGAGAATGTGATATCGAGCGAAGATGTTGCTCTCCTGCAGCGCTACCTGATAGTAAGCCATTCTGCAGGGGTAGGAGACCCTTTCAGTCAGGAACTGATAAGAGCTTCAATGCTGATAAGGGCAAATACGCTGGCAAAGGGCAACTCAGGAATCAGGATAGAAGTAGTGCAAACGCTCATAGATATGATAAACAAAGGCGTGGCCCCGTTTGTGCCTAGGAAGGGATCGCTAGGCGCCAGTGGAGATCTGGCCCCGTTATCGCATATTGCGCTAGTAATGACACGCGACCCGAGGGATACACACATAAAGATTGAGGATGAGCTAGCCAAGAAAGCAGCTTCTGGGATGCATTTCGATGATGACGAACGCAGAAAATCTCTAAAGGAGTCTGGAGAGGCATATCTTTGGTCGTCTGAAAGAAGCTCATGGGAGCGGATGACCGGAATTGAAGCAATGGCAAAGGCCGGAATCAAAAGGATAACCTTGAGCGCAAAGGAAGGTCTTGCATTGAACAATGGAAGCACGGTTTCGGCCGCTATGGCGGCATACGCCATCCATTACGGAGAAAACTTGCAGCGCAGCGCAGACATAATAGCCGCGCTAACCACGGAATCTGTTAAGGGTTTCGAGTCCGCATTCTATGAAGAGCTTCATGCGACACGTCCGCACCCGGGGCAGGCTGAATCTGCCAAAAGGATACGCAATTACTTGAAATCTAGTGGAATGGTTACGCACATAGAGCAGATACAAAACTCGCGAAATGTATATCAGGACTTTAAAAAGGTTCAGGACTCGTATTCTATAAGGTGTATTCCCCAGGTTCATGGCCCGGTGATAGACACGCTGAGGTCCTCGAGAGAAATGATTGATAAGGAGATCAATTCTGCAACCGATAATCCATTGATAATGCCGGACAACAGCTACTTTAACAAGAGTTTCAGCGGAGGCAATTTCCACGGCCAGTACATAAGCCTCTACATGGATAATCTCGGCACAGCACTCGGCATACTCGGCAACATAGCCGAGAGAAGGATTTTCAAGCTCGTGACAAGGAATCTGAGCGAAGGGCTGCCAGGGTTTCTGATATCTCCAGCACCGGATAAGGCCGGGCTCATGAATGGTGCGATGATACTTCAGTATACTGCAGCACACCTGGTATCGGAGAACAAGGTATTCTCGCATCCAGCGTCAGCTGATAGCATACCCTCGTGCGAAGACAAAGAAGATTTCGTAAGCATGGCGCCCATAGCAGCCAGCAAGGCACTGGCGATACTGGAAAACTCTGAGAATATACTTGCAATAGAGCTTTGGTGCGATATAGTCGCCCTCAGGATCAGGATGAAAGAGGGCCTTACACCAAGCGATAACGCCAAAAAGGTCCTTGGTCTCTTCAAGGACAAGGTTGCGGAGTTTGAGGAGGACAGAGTAGTCTATGACGAGGTGAGGGAGCTGAAGGCGTTCATACACGATGGCGGGCTGCAGTCCATGACCCGGCAGTAA
- a CDS encoding transcriptional regulator, HxlR family: MERIEMCPTLEVLHLLGRKWAVPVLDEIYFSEKYARFNDMASSLHPITPRELNLMLLKLVDSGIVEKVDLRGKTAYTLTKRGVLVHDLIKAIKRQGNKLGNEGYDCVNTRCSQCAQFKVCLNE, translated from the coding sequence ATGGAAAGGATTGAAATGTGCCCAACACTCGAAGTGCTCCACTTATTGGGGAGAAAGTGGGCCGTTCCAGTGCTTGACGAAATATATTTTTCAGAGAAATACGCAAGATTCAACGATATGGCGAGCTCTCTGCACCCAATAACTCCGAGAGAGCTGAACCTTATGCTATTAAAGCTGGTTGATTCCGGCATTGTAGAAAAGGTTGATCTTCGCGGGAAAACCGCCTACACCCTGACAAAAAGAGGCGTACTAGTGCACGATCTAATAAAAGCCATAAAACGTCAGGGCAACAAGTTAGGAAATGAAGGGTACGACTGCGTGAACACGAGGTGCAGTCAGTGCGCGCAGTTCAAAGTCTGCCTTAACGAATAG